From the Porites lutea chromosome 5, jaPorLute2.1, whole genome shotgun sequence genome, the window TCAAACAGATGCACAAAATTTCGTAAAGGATTTCTGAACGGAACAAACAGAAATTAAACTTCTATAAGTTGTTGTCACTCGCTTGTTAGTTTTgttcttttctgttttatttcattttgctAAATGAGGGcattctttttcaaaaatataaacagAGTCTGTTGTAATGCTAGTATTCGTTTGGTTAAAAAGTTGAATTATTAGTAAGGATGAACAAGAGGCTTAATGACGACCCCAATATCACTCTCCAGTTTGCTTTCTaaaaagcaaaaccaaagtaCAGTGGACCCTAGAAATCACCAAAGGCCTAGACTCTGGCAAATTTTACTCGCTTTTACGAGGTTCtaaatatattttactattttacttattactggggtaaagaacatcgttcgttatatcgaggacttcgttatatcgaggttccactgtaaaaaaTTGCTTAGCCAATAAGTGAAAACTCTCAAACAATTCATGAAGATCATTCATTTTCATTACTTctgtttttgattgtttttcaaGTCATCTTATTAATTTCCAGGACATTTTAGGCCTTGTTTTCGAGGGACTTTAAAGATAACACGGTGTCTGGatcatttttataaaaaacaTAACTGTTTTGCTCTATTTACgtcaataattgttaaagatAGGTCAATTTGGTTGTCTTGACGTCACACAATTACTTATCAATATCATTGATATCAtgaaaagtttcaaaaaaaacCTGACATGATCGTCTTTAATCAtcatttagaaaaaaagttaccttTCATCAAAACTTGTGATGTACTGATGCATAGATAAAGTTAAACTCCCTTCAAGGCCAGATTCTTAAAATCACATTTCTACCTTATTCCctgtgatatattttttttaaaatgccgAAATGAAGATTGTCATGCTTTGTCTGCAGTCCgtttgcgtaagttcactaagCAAGCGCAGGAAGATTAcaatgttttctctttttagcCCCCATCCTCTTATAAAATCCTTCTTAATCCTACGTACCAGGCACCAACAATTACATAATCCCCAAGCCTTTACTTAACCTTCCTTTCTCacccaaaaattgaaatttatttaGAAAATTATTGAGCCGGTCCCCATCTCTAATCGGAATCGTGATGACTCCCCGACCTCTAATACAATATTTCCTCTGATAAGTGCCACTCTGGGCGCTTATTACGTCCTTCAGCTAAAAGCAGGGGCGCTTATTGGAACTGGAGGGCGCTTAGTTAGTTTCTCCTTTCTGAAAGAACTTTAATATTATTTGGCTAAGTCCTtaataggaaaacaaaaagaacaacattATCCATGTAAACTTTAAGTTAATATCTAAACGTCTTTCAACAGTTGTTGGTGATCAAGCGTGAAAAAGCCGCCTAGTTGGCTCCATTCTAATGTATCAGTAAGCGCGTTTATAAAATATTGCGGATTATGTCATTGTGCCCGATATCATTCTCGTCGATAATAATCAGATCGTCGCATCTTCTTGTATCCCTACCACGGTAAGAAAGTGATGATGAGGGGagggcggcgcttattcgagaggGGCGCTTTTTTGATATCATGGCCTAgcgggtgggcgcttattcggggGAGGACGCATTATTAGAGCGTGGGTGCTAATTCGAGCAAATACGGTACCCTTAGGTCCGGAAGCAATTAAAACAAATCATTCCCAGTGGGGGGCTAAACAGACGAAATACGGTTTATTAAAAAGTTGTTTTACAGCAATTTCACAGCGACTATTGCAGCAGCTCATTTTACTGCTGGGGATGTTGAATTGcatacaaaacaggaaaaggTTTTAGTTAGGGAAAGAATCCCTTAGCTAGTGGTAGTTGTTAGTCTTATGTAGTCAAACTCAGTAGACGTAATGTTTTTCGCTGTTTTAATCTCCAGTCAAACTTGACGTAAGGCAATATCGTATTCAGGGTATTATCCGTCTTTTTGAAagaatgcaatttttttcaagcGTGTGACATAAAGCTAGGTGACATCATCGATGATGCCTCCTTTTGTTACAGCGCATGCTTCATGTGTATGCGGAAATTATGGGTCCGAAAGGCAATTTACTATTAATGCTTGTGAGATATTCTCAATCATTTTTAAGTATCTCTGCTAGTTTCAGTCTTTTTCCTGTTAAGTTCAAAAGCCTATATATCTGCTTTTCCTGCTTAGCAAAGGACAGCGCAGATATCCTTTGCTACGGGATGCACTGTACTTAAAATCTCCCTTAGCTATCTTCATGATCACTGTAAACTGTACTTGATTACTATCAGTATAGACTGTACCAGGCTCTTGGTCAGTGCAGACGACTGCGAAATAAACGGGCGATCAGTGAAAATGGCAAGTTGAGAGAAAGGGAGACCCTTTTAAAACGTGCGGTGTAGGAGGGTTTCACTCGCTCTCTATGAAGGTGTAAACGTAAACGATCAAAGTTGACTAATTTTGAGGCATACAAAAACAATGCTGAAACAATGCTTGCAGGCTCCTCTTCCCCGTTTCTCAATGCGCTTTCTCTTCTATCaaggagcctggaacaggctaatatCAGAAGGATGTTTGATGACCTCCCCCCAAAAACATCATGAGATCGAGGCTGCACGGTCTCTAATGGGGACGATGTGATCTCCCTACAATTCCGCCGTCACTTTAAGCGTTAAGTGACTGAAGTGCGGCGGTCCGTTTTAGCTTGTCACGCGACGTAAGCTCTGCAAGAGGGATTTCCACCTGACCAATAACTCTCTCTTCTTTTTTAACACACACAACTTCGAATCGAAGGATCGCTTTTTCCAGATCAGATGGTTTTATATCAGATATTATGAAATGGTCTTTTATAATCAGTACCTTTCCGGATACATTATGCGTTTTAGTTCTTCTCCATGTTGTGAACTTAGGGAATAAGCAAAACCTTACGTAAGCTCTGTGTTGATTAGTAATTATCGTATCTGGAACTTCTTGGAGACCCAGCACGCTGACGTAAAGCAAAGGCGTGGAAGAATTGGCCCCTTTGTAGAAAACCGCGAATTTAAGATTCCCAGCTGAGCCCTCGTTGCAATTTGTTTCCGCAGTTTTCTCTTTGTTTACACGTTGGCTAGCTCGGCGATTGCGACTGAAGGTTTCTGGTTTCCTTCGTTCTCCGCTTTTCTGAAGCGCATGTAATAATGTGCTCATCATAGTCAAGTCTTTTCCAACTTTTAAAGTAGGTTTATGTGATGTTTTCCTTAGttcgtctttctttttatttcgagTATTTACTCCCCTGTCGTCTAATTCTCTGCCTTCTGTCTTTCCACCTCTCGGTTCCTTCTCGGAAAGGTATTTAACACGATTATTGTTATTACGATCGAGAAGGCACTCCTCTTCACAACTTTCCGTCGATCCCGATGACTTAGTTTGAAAGCCCTGTTTTACTTTTTTGGAAACTCGTGTCGTATCCCCTAGTTTATCAACGCACGCTCGTGGATTAAAAGTCGAGTCTCCTTTGCTGTTATTGAGGGATTTATCAGGAACAAAACTTTCTCCTTCAGATTCAACTGCGAGGCTCAACGTGACGCTTGATGTACCTGCGATACTTTCATCCAGCGGCGCAAAGGAGCTCGCGCCCCTTAACTCGTCCGACTTCATTTCGCTGTCGTTCGCAGGTTTTAATGCAAAACTACTTGCGCCTCTCACATTTTCATCACCAGGGAAAATATGTTGGGTACTTGTCATGCCCGACCCTGCAAACGAGCTGGCTCCACGAATATTGCTGACTCTACATTCCTCCTTAAGAAAGCTGTCATCACTAAAAGCACTCGGTTCACTACCTTGTTGTAGcattattttatatttgtatGAATATTGTTCGTCACCAAAAGAGCTGGCCCCTCGAAACTCATCTGTTTCTGAATTTGTGTTGTGACAACCGAGTTCTTGGTGTTTTCGCCCCatcatttctctttttctcgtaTTTTCCGCCTCTTCCTTCATTTTCTGACAGTGAAATTGGCAGGAAGGACCATGAATACACATTTCACTAGATGCGCGAATACATTTGAAATTAGTCTCTGTGCCACCTCTTGCGATCCGGTCTGTTCTTGTTGAAGCCAGCTCCTGTTCAGTGTTCAGAATACCGGAAGCATCCGCATGAATTGTATCATTCCCAAACAGAGTAGTTGGCGCTGACAACTGTTCACAAGTTGCCTCAACTTGGCAACGCGCTTTGCAATTCTCTCCGCAAACACACAAAGAACTTGGTGCGCGCACCGTTTTTAAGCAACTCTCTCGGCCACCACGGTGAACTAAAGATTCGGTTTGCGCAAGTTGCAAATCCTCCTCACAAATAACTTGCAATctcttcaaaagttttaaactTTCTTGCAATGGCGCACTCATCTTCCTCTGCCCAGAAATTGGCTTTGTCGTCTCTGGGAAGGAAACATATTTACGATGTATTTCGGTTTCTGTATCAATTGACTCAAACAAAGTTTGAGTACAAGATTGATCGCCCTCTCTTCTAGACTCCTCAACATCATGCaaccatttttccaaatctgCGCGCCGTAATGGGCTTCTCTCTGCTGCATTCCCTGTTGTCATTTTCCAAGACACGTCCGCTGGTGGCGTTTGAGGTTTTAGAGTGTCCGCACATACGCTCAGGTCCCTATAGCGTTGACTCCCTGGTGCTGTAGTGCTGTTTCTAGTAAGAGCAATATCACCCCAAGTGAGTCGCTCATCAGTCATCCCTTTGCTGCCCTGGAGCGCTTCTGTTTTAACAGAATATGTCCCATGAGTTGTGCAGTTACAGCCCTTCACGCACAGGCAACTAGGCGCACGCTCAAGCTGCAGAACACTTAAACGCCCCCCACTGTACACCCCACGGTCGATATTTGATATAATCGTCTTGGGTGTGCTGTCAGAAGGAAACACTTTATCATTTGAATCAAGCATCACAGTCTCATCGAGGAGTTTTGAACCGTTTTCACTCAAAGGAAAGTCCTCTAAACTGTcaatttcaaaagtttcttgAGAATTTGTACCAATTCCGCTAGAAGCCGACGGTACTCTCTGCCTGTTGTTGTCTTTCATACTAGAAGATTTATCATGAAGCGTAGCGGAGAGTATTTTGCATTTTGGTTTGTCATCATGTTCTAACCTAATAAAGGTTCTTTTATCTCTTCTGAAAGGACGTTCACAATCTAAGGTGCTCTCGTTCTCAGTGAGATGAATCGGACTAGCTCCTCTTTCTATTACCTCAGGTTTAGGAAAGCTCACTGCGCAAGTCTGCCCATGCAGTCCTATGATGTTGCTAACTATACTGCTGACGGGTTGGTATTGCGGTAGATCTTGATACTCCTTCTTTACAGCATCGACAATGTCATTGTTCTCTTGTTGTAAAACTGGACACGGCTCTAGAGCAATCTTTTCTGGCACGTTGTGAAAGCGTATTTTCCGGCGACCATATTGCTGTTCAAACTTTCTTTTATACTTGCTAtctgaaaatgtttttgttttgcacagCGGCGCTCCGCTTGAAAATAACACCCCACCAAACATGAGCATTAGCAGGGCGCCGATGGAGGCAAGAAGAAATGGTGTAATGTTTGTAGATTCTCCTTGGGTCGTAACGTCAGCTTCCCTAGGCGTTTGGTCTGCCAAATCTGAAAGAAATCAGTTATTGCTGTCAACAACTTTAAcctgtttttttcttattaattaaatatttaaatattttccgaaaaaaaaacctctagGTATAACCTGGCTGTCCTTGGAAAGATGCATGCCTACTTTGTGAAGGGTACGATCAGAGACAATTAAATGCAACTCGCGTCGAGTAAATTATGAAATCAATGCTACCGCACCTCAGAAAGATGCTTAAAAACCCTCTAAGCATAAGATGTCTTGATGCCCGCCTGACGAGTGTCCTCTTTTTAGGACTAAGCTGACTGCATGCGTTTCGGCGAAAAAAGTACTACAAAGCGCTAGTGATTCTTAAAAGAATCCGTTCTGGCAAAGAGCTACCCAGCGCTCGTAACGTATAAGCTTTCAAACTCTCTTGGTGGGGGTAAATTTGATCATCGCCAATTAACTTAGTGATAAAATTAACTTTTAAATCTGGAACAAAGTTTGTGTCCAGTTGTGTAGTCGTTTTGTAGTtaaatttcattcatttcaaAAAGGATTGAAGAATTCATGCCCCTTTCCTTTGAAGGCAAAAGGCAACTCGACACGATTATTCTTCAAAGAAGTAACTTCTGTAATTGCCACCTGTCTTTCCACCTGTCGTTTAATAAGGACGTCACGCAAGAATGGCAGACAAAACTCTATGTATTCGATCAGTTTTTATTGcatctttcatattttaaactTGGACAGAAACGCTTGTTTGAAAATCACCATTAATTGATTTGTTTTACACCTGTTCTTTCGGCTTAAAGTTAGAGTGAACTCCTTGGTCTCACGTGAAATCGAAACCTTTGAGTGCACACCCTCGGTAAAGAAATTTTACCCCTAACGTACAGGGCGTACACATCTCTGTCTGATAAAAGAGAAAGTATACGATATTTTACACAGCTCGGCGCGTACAAAATGCACTTTGGAAATAAATAGTTGCTCTATTTTAGTTCTGGATATACAAGGTGCTTATATCAGCCCCGAAAcgtaaaagagaaagaaaaataaaaaagatggcTTTACTGACAGGCAGCATAATCGGCCCTCTGAGATACATTTTATGCTTTGATGCTGCATATCATTTTTTATCACTAAAAAGTGTCAGATTTCTGAAGTAAATGAGCATTTAACTGACACACATAAAAAAGTTAATATTAGAAGTCAAAGAAGCAAAAGGCCTTAAGAGATTTTCTTCCTATGCACCGCCTTTCCGACAAACACTTTGACATAGCGTATGTTACCAATACCACGTATGGTTTTTACTTATCAATTCCGTTCCCATTTGAATTAACACAAAATGCAGAAGTTTTACTTACTCAAGACATATTCTGTTGtcccatttgacaaaatttccatAATCCAAAGGGAAACACCCCGGTAGATTTTCAACTTAATACCACAAGCATCTTCCACTTGAGATTGACTCCCTCGTGTAAGAAGCTGCAACGTTGCCACGGATACAGCTAGTGACGTTATGTACATGCCATCGAACTTCAGACTGTTTATTTCCCGTGGCTTACTAGAGAGTTTTCTCTTCCTTTTGAGCTGGTTTGAAACCGACCTAAAAATATCGACTTTTTTGTATAGATCTCCGTTTCTTTTCTGATGGAAatacttgtaatccacagactGTTAAAAAAACTACTCTGAAATACTTACAGCCCCAAGTTACCTTAGCCTTtggctagaaaaaaaattttgcagtGTAAATTTTTAGAGACATGGGTTAAGCAGCGCATAGTTTGAAGATATATTGATCCTTGCTAAATGCGAACCTTTGGATCgattatttaaacgaagtctaacttaggcaGCAGTTTagcaaatctttggacctccagctATCTTCCTTAATGGTTTttttaggaagataaatactttaCTAGTCTGCGCCATATGTTatcatgaaactgttcacgataaatggtgttaAGATAAAAGAGTTGGGCAAAGTGAAAATGGCTCTGAAAGTAGTTTTGATAAACACTAGCTAAACTCCATTTGAATAACTGGTCCTTTGATTTTAGTGTTTTCTTCATAAGTTTGCACCAAATGTGTCCATATTCACTTTCGATTGTTCTAAGAGATTCCCGCGCTTACTAAGAAACTAAAGCAGCAGGACCCGCCACTTTAAGCAGGTTTTATTAATGACGTCACAACTGGTGGAAAACGGATTCGGTGGCCTGTTCAGTGGCGGAAGCGGCCATGTTGAAATGGCGTCAGGCCTTAGTTTCACCAAGTATGACGTTACCAACATTTCGAGGTAGGAAACGCATCATTCAACACTCTATAAATACATCActgttaacaggtttgaatcCAAAATCAAGCATAGTATTTAAAACAGGGAACCAACCAAAAAGATGATCCCGCGCAAATCGTACAAATTGTTGGCTTTCAAATAGAGATATTTCAATTTATTGCTGTGTTTCAAATTGTTCTCGGCTCATAACAATGGGGCatgaaaatttttcttcctgaattcataGCTGATTTGAAGTCATAATATAAAACGCAAGTTAAACCCTGTAAGTGATCTcctctttctcttttgtttgctttttatgccCTGTGTTCTTTGTTGGCTTGATCCTAGTCACGTGTACACACTTGCTTTAATTTGAATTCGCTAGATGATGACAGATCCAGTTTAGCAACTTTGATTACAGCCGAGAAGAGAAATTAAGACAACCCGCATTAGCTGAAGTAGTCCTTGAGGACACGCATGTTATTTTTGGCAATTAGTCTTCAATCTGATAGCCTTTCCGTGTGTGCGAGTTTATTTGGGTTTAGAGACTAGCGTTTTTTTGGTTCAGTGTCGCAAAACTTCCTGTGCAGCCAGCCACGGCCAGTGTCTTGACTCCGCAATGATCCGATGCTTTAAATTTACGCTCGTTTGCAAAGAAGCATTGAAGGGTGAAAGACGAAAGAGATCTAGGAAAGAGTAAAGCAAGGGTTAGAGATCAAAGATTAAAAGTTGGCTTCCAACTGATCCGTTTAGTCCGCTAATGAATTTACAGTTGAGATCATATGAAAGCTTGAGAAGCAACCATCCAGTGGCGAACTGTCGAGTTATCGCAGTGGTTTTAAGTATATATTTATTGTGGTCGATGGATGTCTAGTAATCTGTTTTCTTGACTGATAATCAACAcccttaaaattaaactgactCTCCACATGAATGGAAACAGTTCCCGGGCCCGGTAAAACCTGCATTACAGTAATCTCAGTTGATTGCTACTGGCAGGGTTGAAAGGTTTGTAAGGgttgaaaaaaaatgtagcCAATTTCTCGTAATTTTGGAGTAACTGAATTGTGTGCAAAATcaatggcggatccaggggaggggcccagaccacttatttttagaccaaactgggGCCGGAAGCtgacgccccctcccccctcccccctcccccctccccccctcccccctcccatcTGAGGGTCTGGATCCGCCGCTGATAATTGCTGAACAGAACCTTTTTGACAACTTAATTTATTGAGTCGTTTAACTCATTTTTGTTTAACTAAACATGTTTCGAAATTCAGGTGAAAATGCGCTCAACCGTTTCACTCTAGTTTCGTTTTTTATTGGTGCAGAACGTGATTCTCTACATACTTTTTCACCTGACGTTTTCGATCAACCAgttattagggaacttaagaaccacgacgacggcttggtcgacgac encodes:
- the LOC140939034 gene encoding uncharacterized protein, which gives rise to MEILSNGTTEYVLNLADQTPREADVTTQGESTNITPFLLASIGALLMLMFGGVLFSSGAPLCKTKTFSDSKYKRKFEQQYGRRKIRFHNVPEKIALEPCPVLQQENNDIVDAVKKEYQDLPQYQPVSSIVSNIIGLHGQTCAVSFPKPEVIERGASPIHLTENESTLDCERPFRRDKRTFISMKDNNRQRVPSASSGIGTNSQETFEIDSLEDFPLSENGSKLLDETVMLDSNDKVFPSDSTPKTIISNIDRGVYSGGRLSVLQLERAPSCLCVKGCNCTTHGTYSVKTEALQGSKGMTDERLTWGDIALTRNSTTAPGSQRYRDLSVCADTLKPQTPPADVSWKMTTGNAAERSPLRRADLEKWLHDVEESRREGDQSCTQTLFESIDTETEIHRKYVSFPETTKPISGQRKMSAPLQESLKLLKRLQVICEEDLQLAQTESLVHRGGRESCLKTVRAPSSLCVCGENCKARCQVEATCEQLSAPTTLFGNDTIHADASGILNTEQELASTRTDRIARGGTETNFKCIRASSEMCIHGPSCQFHCQKMKEEAENTRKREMMGRKHQELGCHNTNSETDEFRGASSFGDEQYSYKYKIMLQQGSEPSAFSDDSFLKEECRVSNIRGASSFAGSGMTSTQHIFPGDENVRGASSFALKPANDSEMKSDELRGASSFAPLDESIAGTSSVTLSLAVESEGESFVPDKSLNNSKGDSTFNPRACVDKLGDTTRVSKKVKQGFQTKSSGSTESCEEECLLDRNNNNRVKYLSEKEPRGGKTEGRELDDRGVNTRNKKKDELRKTSHKPTLKVGKDLTMMSTLLHALQKSGERRKPETFSRNRRASQRVNKEKTAETNCNEGSAGNLKFAVFYKGANSSTPLLYVSVLGLQEVPDTIITNQHRAYVRFCLFPKFTTWRRTKTHNVSGKVLIIKDHFIISDIKPSDLEKAILRFEVVCVKKEERVIGQVEIPLAELTSRDKLKRTAALQSLNA